From the Streptomyces nigrescens genome, one window contains:
- a CDS encoding alpha/beta hydrolase translates to MGLTSQSLEYTVIVLAVLCVAATVWLWPRLARRGVGAVLGRLGAIVVTQVSIVCALALAVNTNFEFYGNWDELLGNTEEAPASVSQGGGQYASVGNLKGGLVQPAGPQGLDRVTGLPKGPADRVGKVESVKIVGRRSRAINPGFVYLPPQYFQQQFRRQRFPVMVVISGYPGGIMNLAQHLQVPQNAGRLIAQGKMQPTVIVMVRPTIAPPRDTECVDVPNGPQAETFFTKDLPDAMKSAYRVGRDPSAWGAFGYSSGGTCSLQLAMRNPKVYTSAVSLSGDYAIKDDLTTGSLFGPGPEGARREREHDLLWRLKNLPAPQISALVASSRKGEADYGDTMKFLRAAKSPMTVDSIILPQGSHQFTTWRREVVPALEWQSQQLTFPQDTEAVPQRKPGVAKGGAPGQRNTPSPAPSSTSDDKGHRRVEAERPRG, encoded by the coding sequence ATGGGGCTGACCAGTCAGTCGCTCGAATACACGGTGATCGTGCTGGCGGTGCTCTGTGTGGCCGCCACGGTCTGGCTCTGGCCCCGCCTGGCGCGGCGCGGGGTGGGGGCCGTCCTCGGCAGGCTGGGCGCGATCGTGGTCACCCAGGTGTCGATCGTGTGTGCGCTCGCCCTCGCCGTGAACACCAACTTCGAGTTCTACGGCAACTGGGACGAACTGCTGGGCAACACCGAGGAGGCGCCGGCCTCCGTGAGCCAGGGCGGCGGGCAGTACGCCTCGGTCGGCAACCTGAAGGGCGGGCTGGTCCAGCCGGCCGGTCCGCAGGGGCTCGACCGGGTGACCGGACTGCCCAAGGGGCCCGCGGACCGGGTGGGCAAGGTCGAGTCCGTGAAGATCGTCGGCCGTCGCAGCCGGGCCATCAACCCGGGTTTCGTCTATCTGCCGCCGCAGTATTTCCAGCAGCAGTTCCGCCGGCAGCGGTTCCCCGTCATGGTCGTCATCAGCGGCTACCCCGGCGGGATCATGAACCTTGCGCAGCACCTCCAGGTGCCGCAGAACGCCGGCCGGCTGATCGCGCAGGGCAAGATGCAGCCGACGGTGATCGTGATGGTCCGGCCGACGATCGCCCCGCCGCGCGACACCGAGTGCGTGGACGTGCCGAACGGGCCGCAGGCCGAGACGTTCTTCACCAAGGACCTGCCGGACGCCATGAAGTCGGCCTACCGGGTGGGCCGTGACCCCAGTGCCTGGGGTGCGTTCGGCTACTCGTCCGGCGGTACCTGCTCGCTGCAGCTGGCGATGCGCAACCCGAAGGTCTACACCTCGGCGGTCTCGCTCTCCGGCGACTACGCGATCAAGGACGACCTGACCACCGGCAGCCTCTTCGGCCCCGGTCCGGAGGGCGCCCGGCGCGAGCGGGAGCACGATCTGCTGTGGCGGCTGAAGAACCTCCCCGCGCCGCAGATCTCCGCACTGGTGGCCAGCAGCCGTAAGGGCGAGGCGGATTACGGCGACACCATGAAGTTCCTCCGTGCGGCCAAGTCGCCGATGACGGTCGACTCGATCATCCTGCCGCAGGGCAGCCACCAGTTCACGACCTGGCGGCGTGAGGTCGTGCCGGCCCTGGAGTGGCAGAGCCAGCAGCTGACGTTCCCGCAGGACACCGAGGCCGTGCCGCAGCGCAAGCCGGGTGTGGCGAAGGGCGGCGCCCCGGGACAGCGGAACACGCCGTCCCCGGCACCGTCGTCGACGTCCGACGACAAGGGGCACCGACGGGTGGAGGCGGAGCGCCCCCGGGGGTGA
- a CDS encoding VanZ family protein, whose amino-acid sequence MARTRGGDEAAWSPVSARAPLAVRILLLVLAFAAMVAFAAALARVTLTPSAASVPLTHPNLRPGDSIRGYLGQPHLADTVKQLGGNVVLGVPFGVLLPVLEPRARGLLRVGAATTLVMLLVELVQGALITGRAFDIDDVILNCAGALIGYLLLGRWLGRAVHPRRRHWWHRLSGKGTAGPAKASGTGPG is encoded by the coding sequence ATGGCGCGTACGCGAGGGGGCGACGAGGCGGCCTGGTCACCGGTGTCCGCGCGGGCCCCGTTGGCCGTCCGGATCCTGCTGCTGGTGCTGGCGTTCGCCGCGATGGTGGCGTTCGCGGCGGCGCTGGCGCGGGTCACGCTGACCCCGTCGGCGGCGTCGGTGCCGCTGACCCACCCCAACCTCCGCCCCGGCGACTCGATCCGGGGCTACCTCGGGCAGCCGCACCTGGCCGACACCGTCAAACAGCTCGGCGGCAACGTGGTGCTGGGCGTGCCGTTCGGGGTGCTGCTGCCGGTGCTGGAGCCGCGGGCCCGGGGGCTGCTGCGGGTGGGCGCGGCCACCACGCTGGTGATGCTGCTGGTGGAGCTGGTGCAGGGGGCGCTGATCACGGGCCGGGCCTTCGACATCGACGATGTGATCCTCAACTGCGCCGGCGCGCTGATCGGCTATCTGCTGCTGGGGCGGTGGCTGGGCCGGGCCGTGCACCCGCGGCGCCGGCACTGGTGGCACCGGCTCAGCGGCAAGGGGACGGCCGGGCCGGCCAAGGCCTCCGGGACCGGGCCGGGATGA
- a CDS encoding polysaccharide deacetylase family protein — protein sequence MPKPISAARRTSMAGLLTAASLALALSGCATYDVTAPADARAEAPAAEVTKKDAALAAGKDAKAPRGAAGDGVDCRKAKCVALTFDAGPSENTDRLLDILKKEKVRASFFMLGKNHVEKRPAEVKRIDAEGHELANHTWSHQILTEISPDAAKREMSRLQEAVRKITGKAPRLMRPPQGRTDGSVSEISKDLGLAQVLWSVTAKDYQTNDSALITKRVLEQTERDGIILLHDIYRGTVPAVPGILKELKKRGYTVVTVSQLLSPAKPEPGMVYRP from the coding sequence ATGCCGAAGCCGATATCCGCGGCCCGCCGCACGTCCATGGCCGGGCTGCTGACGGCCGCCTCCCTGGCTCTGGCCCTCAGCGGCTGCGCCACCTACGACGTCACCGCCCCGGCCGACGCCCGCGCCGAGGCACCGGCGGCCGAGGTCACCAAGAAGGACGCCGCACTCGCCGCGGGCAAGGACGCCAAGGCCCCCCGGGGCGCGGCCGGTGACGGCGTCGACTGCCGCAAGGCAAAGTGCGTCGCGCTCACCTTCGACGCGGGCCCCAGCGAGAACACCGACCGCCTGCTGGACATCCTCAAGAAGGAGAAGGTCCGGGCGTCCTTCTTCATGCTCGGCAAGAACCACGTCGAAAAGCGCCCCGCCGAGGTGAAGCGGATCGACGCCGAGGGCCATGAGCTGGCCAACCACACCTGGTCGCACCAGATCCTGACCGAGATCTCGCCCGATGCGGCCAAGCGCGAGATGTCCCGCCTCCAGGAGGCGGTCCGCAAGATCACCGGCAAGGCGCCCCGGCTGATGCGCCCGCCGCAGGGCAGGACCGACGGAAGCGTCTCCGAGATCAGCAAGGACCTCGGCCTCGCGCAGGTCCTGTGGAGCGTGACCGCCAAGGACTACCAGACCAACGACTCGGCCCTGATCACCAAGCGGGTGCTCGAACAGACCGAGCGCGACGGCATCATCCTGCTGCACGACATCTACCGGGGGACCGTGCCGGCCGTGCCCGGCATCCTCAAGGAGCTGAAGAAGCGCGGCTACACGGTCGTCACCGTCTCCCAGCTGCTCTCCCCGGCGAAGCCGGAGCCGGGGATGGTCTACCGGCCGTAG
- a CDS encoding ABC transporter permease — translation MTAPPPDDCLAHNDWICGDYLSTRRQILLDALAQHLQLTLISVALGLVIAVPLALLARRRRWTVGPVLGITTVLYTIPSLAMFSLLLPLYGLSATLVVVGLALYSLTLLVRNILAGLDGVPAEAREAARGMGYGPMRQLLTVELPLAVPAAMAGLRIATVSAVALTTVGAIVGYGGLGNLIYAGMNAFFKAQVLTASVLCVLIAVVLDLLLLGVERLLTPWRRAGRRARVRSRAVAGPKRPAAAAPGQRV, via the coding sequence GTGACCGCACCGCCGCCGGACGACTGCCTGGCGCACAACGACTGGATCTGCGGCGACTACCTGAGCACCCGTCGGCAGATCCTGCTCGACGCGCTCGCCCAGCACCTCCAGCTCACGCTGATCTCGGTGGCGCTCGGGCTGGTGATCGCGGTCCCGCTGGCGCTGCTGGCCCGCCGCAGACGCTGGACGGTCGGGCCGGTGCTCGGCATCACCACCGTGCTCTACACGATCCCGTCGCTGGCGATGTTCTCGCTGCTGCTGCCCCTCTACGGGCTGTCCGCCACCCTCGTGGTGGTCGGCCTCGCGCTGTACTCCCTGACCCTGCTCGTACGGAACATCCTGGCGGGGCTGGACGGGGTCCCCGCCGAGGCCAGGGAGGCTGCCCGGGGCATGGGGTACGGGCCGATGCGCCAACTGCTGACCGTCGAGCTGCCGCTGGCCGTACCGGCGGCGATGGCCGGGCTGAGGATCGCCACGGTCTCGGCGGTCGCGCTCACCACCGTCGGTGCCATCGTCGGATACGGCGGACTGGGCAACCTCATCTACGCCGGGATGAATGCGTTCTTCAAGGCGCAGGTGCTCACCGCGTCCGTGCTCTGTGTGCTGATCGCGGTCGTCCTGGACCTGCTGCTGCTCGGTGTGGAACGGCTGCTCACGCCCTGGCGCCGGGCGGGCCGGCGGGCGAGGGTGCGTTCCCGGGCCGTCGCCGGACCGAAGCGGCCGGCCGCCGCGGCCCCCGGGCAGCGGGTGTGA
- a CDS encoding ABC transporter permease, translated as MNTVSAVWGWLTTAANWSGENGVWHRLEQHLVLTFACLVISALIALPVALTLGHLGRGGALAVNLANIGRAVPTFAVLVLLLLTPIGRHGQWPTIIALVLFAIPPLLTNAYVGMREVDQNVVRAARGMGMTGAQLVWRVEVPLASPLVLTGIRIAAVQLVATATLAALVGGGGLGRIITAGFNLASTPQVVAGAVLVAVFALLMEAAFELAQRWAPGRAGGRVR; from the coding sequence GTGAACACCGTCTCCGCGGTCTGGGGGTGGCTGACCACCGCCGCCAACTGGTCCGGGGAGAACGGTGTCTGGCACCGCCTCGAACAGCACCTCGTGCTCACCTTCGCCTGCCTGGTCATCAGCGCCCTGATCGCGCTGCCGGTCGCCCTGACGCTCGGCCACCTCGGCCGCGGTGGCGCGCTGGCCGTCAACCTCGCCAACATCGGCCGCGCGGTGCCGACCTTCGCGGTACTCGTCCTGCTGCTGCTCACCCCGATTGGACGGCACGGACAGTGGCCGACGATCATCGCGCTCGTGCTGTTCGCCATCCCGCCGCTGCTGACCAACGCGTATGTCGGGATGCGCGAGGTGGACCAGAACGTGGTGCGGGCCGCGCGGGGCATGGGGATGACCGGCGCCCAGCTGGTGTGGCGGGTCGAGGTGCCGCTCGCCTCTCCGCTCGTCCTGACCGGCATCAGGATCGCCGCGGTCCAGCTGGTGGCCACCGCCACGCTCGCCGCGCTGGTGGGCGGCGGCGGGCTCGGCCGGATCATCACCGCGGGCTTCAACCTGGCCAGCACCCCGCAGGTGGTCGCCGGAGCGGTGCTGGTCGCGGTGTTCGCGCTGCTGATGGAGGCCGCCTTCGAGCTGGCGCAGCGGTGGGCACCGGGCCGGGCGGGCGGACGGGTCCGATGA
- a CDS encoding ABC transporter substrate-binding protein, with protein MRAAVAAVAGVAVIGISACASGPSLETRSAITASPDGSRELVIGSAGFTESELLAQMYAALLDHAGYRTRVVTVGNRELYEPALEVGQIDVVPEYAATFADWLHAKNKGSKAAPVASPDIGATMAALRRLAGPRGLTVLPAGRAVDQNAFAVSASYARKHHLKTLSDLGRAKLPVRLAAGDECVQRPFCAPGLKKRYGIHITAIDPKGVGTTPAKQAVQNGHDQMVLTTSTDATLDQFGLVLLTDDKKLQNADYVVPVVNRARAGGERPAAALNRLNKVLTTADLAYLNEQVDSWRRLPADVARNYLEAEGLLPKD; from the coding sequence ATGAGGGCCGCTGTGGCGGCCGTTGCGGGCGTCGCCGTCATCGGGATCTCGGCCTGCGCCAGTGGCCCCTCGCTGGAGACCCGCTCCGCGATCACCGCCTCCCCCGATGGCAGCCGTGAACTGGTCATCGGCTCGGCCGGCTTCACCGAGAGCGAGCTGCTCGCCCAGATGTACGCGGCGCTGCTCGACCACGCCGGGTACCGGACCCGGGTCGTGACCGTCGGCAACCGGGAGCTGTACGAACCCGCCCTGGAGGTGGGGCAGATCGATGTCGTCCCCGAGTACGCCGCCACCTTCGCGGACTGGCTCCATGCCAAGAACAAGGGCTCCAAGGCGGCGCCGGTGGCCTCGCCCGACATCGGCGCCACCATGGCCGCGCTGCGCCGGCTCGCCGGCCCGCGCGGGCTGACCGTGCTCCCGGCCGGCCGGGCCGTCGACCAGAACGCCTTCGCGGTGAGCGCCTCCTATGCCCGCAAGCACCACCTCAAGACCCTCAGCGATCTGGGCCGCGCCAAGCTTCCGGTCCGTCTGGCCGCGGGCGATGAATGCGTCCAGCGGCCGTTCTGCGCGCCCGGGCTCAAGAAGCGCTACGGGATCCACATCACGGCCATCGATCCGAAGGGCGTCGGCACCACGCCCGCCAAGCAGGCCGTGCAGAACGGGCACGACCAGATGGTGCTGACCACCAGCACCGATGCCACCCTCGACCAGTTCGGTCTGGTGCTGCTCACCGACGACAAGAAGCTGCAGAACGCCGACTATGTCGTCCCCGTCGTCAACCGCGCCCGGGCGGGCGGCGAGCGCCCGGCCGCCGCACTCAACCGCCTGAACAAGGTGCTGACCACCGCCGACCTGGCGTACCTCAACGAGCAGGTGGACAGCTGGCGGCGGCTGCCGGCGGATGTGGCGCGCAACTACCTGGAAGCCGAAGGGCTGTTGCCCAAGGACTGA
- a CDS encoding betaine/proline/choline family ABC transporter ATP-binding protein, protein MIRFESVTKRYPDGTTAVDGLSFEVGEGELVTLVGPSGCGKTTTMMMVNRLIDPTHGRIYVDGADIAGVDPVSLRRGIGYVIQQTGLFPHRTVLDNTATVPFLTGWKKAKARERAAELLDLVGLDPAVYGPRYPDQLSGGQRQRVGVARALAADPPVLLMDEPFGAVDPVVRDRLQKEFLRLQATLHKTVLLVTHDIEEAIRLGDRIAVYGAGRIEQYDTPASVLGAPATPYVAEFIGTDRALKQLSVTGIDRGDLERPPFARLGEPAADALARLRTEGARWAVVLDEEGALHGWVGTEELADGEGTVASHARRMEAWVPVTGTLKAAFSEMLKHDAGWIAVLDGHRFLGVLTPTTLHEALRRTIGSDERGVPRERAEVDSVPTE, encoded by the coding sequence ATGATCCGGTTCGAGTCCGTCACCAAGCGCTACCCCGACGGGACCACCGCCGTCGACGGCCTCTCCTTCGAGGTCGGCGAGGGGGAACTGGTGACGCTGGTCGGGCCGTCCGGCTGCGGCAAGACGACGACCATGATGATGGTCAACCGGCTCATCGACCCGACGCACGGGCGGATCTATGTCGACGGTGCGGACATCGCCGGTGTCGACCCGGTCAGCCTGCGCCGCGGGATCGGCTATGTCATCCAGCAGACCGGTCTCTTCCCGCACCGCACCGTCCTCGACAACACCGCGACCGTGCCCTTTCTGACCGGCTGGAAGAAGGCCAAGGCCCGCGAGCGGGCCGCCGAACTCCTGGATCTGGTCGGCCTGGACCCGGCCGTCTACGGCCCGCGCTACCCCGACCAGCTCTCCGGCGGCCAGCGCCAGCGGGTCGGGGTGGCCCGTGCGCTCGCCGCCGATCCGCCCGTGCTGCTGATGGACGAGCCGTTCGGCGCGGTCGACCCGGTCGTCCGCGACCGGCTGCAGAAGGAATTCCTGCGGCTGCAGGCCACTCTGCACAAGACGGTGCTGCTGGTCACCCATGACATCGAGGAGGCCATCCGGCTCGGCGACCGGATCGCGGTCTACGGCGCCGGCCGGATCGAGCAGTACGACACCCCCGCGAGCGTCCTCGGCGCCCCCGCCACCCCCTACGTCGCCGAATTCATCGGTACCGACCGTGCGTTGAAGCAGCTCTCGGTCACCGGTATCGACCGCGGCGACCTCGAACGCCCTCCGTTCGCCCGGCTCGGCGAACCCGCCGCGGACGCCCTGGCCCGGCTGCGGACCGAGGGCGCCCGCTGGGCGGTGGTGCTCGACGAGGAGGGCGCACTGCACGGCTGGGTCGGCACCGAGGAGCTGGCGGACGGGGAGGGCACGGTCGCCTCTCACGCCCGCCGGATGGAGGCCTGGGTGCCGGTGACCGGCACCCTCAAAGCAGCCTTCAGCGAGATGCTCAAACACGACGCCGGCTGGATCGCGGTCCTGGACGGCCACCGGTTCCTGGGCGTCCTCACCCCGACCACGCTCCATGAGGCGCTGCGCCGCACCATCGGATCGGACGAGCGGGGGGTACCGCGGGAGCGTGCCGAGGTGGACTCGGTCCCTACGGAGTGA
- a CDS encoding response regulator transcription factor yields MRVLVVEDEECLADMIAAELRRAAIVVDIAHDGRAALAGLRLGAYDVLVLDGELPAPHGDALRRYVVEHGLATRVLLLTAAVTDDRVAGPEPAADDCLAKPFAHEELLTRVLTLGRPARRMEPQVIERAGVTVDTAHRLAARDGRPLALSRTEFGVLEVLLRAQGAVVSGDELIEEVWEEHTSYGGNAVRVTLGALRAKLGDPPVIEAVPGAGYRMTDGPGAGGEPEPGARREAV; encoded by the coding sequence ATGCGCGTTCTGGTGGTGGAGGACGAGGAGTGCCTCGCGGACATGATCGCCGCGGAGCTGCGCCGCGCCGCGATCGTGGTGGATATCGCCCACGACGGCCGCGCGGCGCTGGCCGGACTGCGGCTCGGTGCGTACGACGTGCTCGTCCTGGACGGTGAGCTGCCCGCACCGCACGGCGACGCCCTGCGCCGGTATGTGGTGGAGCACGGGCTGGCGACCCGGGTGTTGCTGCTCACCGCGGCCGTCACGGACGACCGGGTGGCGGGCCCGGAGCCGGCCGCCGACGACTGTCTGGCCAAGCCCTTCGCCCACGAGGAGTTGCTCACCCGGGTCCTGACGCTGGGCCGGCCCGCCCGCCGCATGGAGCCGCAGGTCATCGAGCGGGCCGGCGTCACCGTCGACACCGCGCACCGGCTGGCCGCCCGCGACGGCCGGCCGCTGGCGCTGTCGCGTACGGAGTTCGGGGTGCTCGAAGTGCTGCTGCGCGCGCAGGGCGCGGTGGTCAGCGGTGACGAGCTGATCGAGGAGGTGTGGGAGGAGCACACCAGCTATGGCGGCAACGCCGTACGCGTCACCCTCGGCGCACTGCGCGCCAAGCTCGGCGATCCGCCGGTGATCGAGGCCGTGCCGGGCGCCGGGTACCGGATGACCGACGGGCCGGGGGCGGGCGGCGAGCCGGAGCCGGGCGCCCGGCGGGAAGCGGTCTGA
- a CDS encoding NADP-dependent oxidoreductase yields MRAVAVSAFGEQPQLMDLPQPEPGPGEVLVRLSAAGLNPVDWKLADGMFGDAVPAVFPLVLGSDGAGEVLAIGSGVRRFTIGDAVFGQFQRPEQGGGSYCELAVADEDRIAHAARSVTYATSAALPTAGMTAYNLVEETRIAEGRTVLIVGATGGVGTFITQLAAGRGAEVIATARPAKAELMRTLGAAETVDHTAGPIADQVLAHHPGGVDVLIDMTSGAAEFAELTRTVRDGGTAVSLIGSADADELTEHNLRGFNFVNRPSPQLLEILAGHVDAGRLTVLVGREVSLEEAPDALATSRTGRAQGKTVLAI; encoded by the coding sequence ATGAGAGCCGTAGCAGTCAGCGCATTCGGTGAACAGCCGCAGCTCATGGATCTGCCGCAGCCCGAACCAGGGCCCGGTGAGGTCCTGGTGCGGCTGTCCGCCGCCGGACTCAACCCCGTCGACTGGAAGCTCGCCGACGGGATGTTCGGCGATGCCGTGCCGGCCGTGTTCCCCCTCGTCCTGGGATCGGACGGGGCGGGCGAGGTGCTCGCCATCGGGAGCGGGGTGCGGCGGTTCACCATCGGCGACGCGGTGTTCGGCCAGTTCCAGCGGCCCGAGCAGGGCGGCGGTTCGTACTGCGAACTCGCCGTCGCCGACGAGGACCGCATCGCGCACGCCGCCCGCAGCGTCACCTACGCCACCTCCGCGGCACTGCCGACGGCCGGCATGACCGCGTACAACCTGGTCGAGGAGACCCGGATCGCCGAGGGCAGAACGGTGCTGATCGTCGGCGCCACCGGCGGCGTCGGCACCTTCATCACCCAGCTCGCGGCCGGCCGCGGCGCCGAGGTGATCGCCACCGCCCGCCCGGCCAAGGCGGAACTGATGCGCACGCTGGGCGCCGCCGAGACCGTCGACCACACCGCGGGCCCGATCGCCGACCAGGTCCTCGCGCACCATCCGGGCGGTGTCGATGTGCTGATCGACATGACCAGCGGCGCCGCCGAGTTCGCCGAACTGACCCGGACCGTGCGCGACGGGGGGACCGCCGTCTCGCTGATCGGCTCGGCCGACGCGGACGAGCTCACCGAGCACAATCTCCGCGGCTTCAACTTCGTCAACCGCCCCTCCCCGCAGCTGCTGGAGATCCTCGCGGGCCATGTCGACGCGGGCCGGCTGACGGTCCTCGTGGGACGCGAGGTCTCCCTGGAAGAGGCACCGGACGCCTTGGCGACCAGCCGCACCGGCCGGGCGCAGGGGAAGACGGTGCTGGCGATCTGA
- a CDS encoding cation diffusion facilitator family transporter — MTEHAHSHGHSHSHAHGVSPDADRRWLRAALILLTAYMAVEVVIGVIAQSLALISDAAHMLTDAVSIVLALIAMRLAARPARGGYTYGLKRAEILSAQANGITLLLLSVWLAYEAVERLISPPKVTGGLVLVTALSGIVVNLICTWLLSKANRSSLNVEGAYQHILTDLFGFVATAVAGLVVLTTGFERADAIATLVVVALMLRAGTGLVRESGRIFMEAAPAGIDPDALGDHLVAADEVVEVHDLHIWQITSGHPALSAHILVAPGGDCHKVRRSLQELLSGEYGITHATLQVDHVGEQGAADELLTLSPRPGPGPELQAGHCEDAHGPVHRPGPHRH, encoded by the coding sequence ATGACCGAGCACGCCCATAGCCACGGGCACAGCCACAGCCATGCGCACGGTGTCTCACCCGACGCGGACCGGCGCTGGCTGCGGGCCGCGCTGATCCTGCTCACCGCGTACATGGCGGTCGAGGTCGTCATCGGTGTGATCGCGCAGTCCCTGGCGCTGATCTCGGACGCCGCCCATATGCTCACCGACGCGGTCTCGATCGTGCTGGCCCTGATCGCGATGCGGCTGGCCGCGCGGCCGGCCCGCGGCGGGTACACCTACGGCCTCAAGCGCGCCGAGATCCTCTCCGCACAGGCCAACGGCATCACCTTGCTGCTGCTGTCGGTCTGGCTGGCGTACGAGGCGGTCGAGCGGCTGATCTCGCCGCCGAAGGTGACCGGCGGGCTGGTGCTGGTCACCGCGCTGTCGGGGATCGTGGTCAATCTGATCTGCACCTGGCTGCTGTCCAAGGCCAACCGCTCCAGCCTGAACGTCGAGGGCGCCTATCAGCACATCCTCACCGACCTGTTCGGGTTCGTCGCCACCGCCGTCGCCGGTCTGGTCGTGCTGACGACGGGCTTCGAGCGGGCGGACGCGATCGCCACGCTCGTGGTCGTCGCGCTGATGCTGCGGGCCGGAACGGGGCTGGTGCGGGAGTCCGGCCGGATCTTCATGGAGGCCGCGCCGGCCGGCATCGACCCGGACGCGCTGGGCGACCATCTGGTCGCCGCGGACGAGGTCGTCGAGGTGCACGATCTGCACATCTGGCAGATCACCTCCGGGCATCCGGCGCTGTCCGCGCACATCCTGGTGGCGCCGGGCGGCGACTGCCACAAGGTCCGCCGCAGTCTGCAGGAGCTGCTGAGCGGGGAGTACGGCATCACCCACGCCACCCTCCAGGTCGATCACGTCGGCGAACAGGGCGCCGCCGATGAGCTGCTGACGCTGAGCCCGCGGCCCGGTCCCGGCCCGGAGCTGCAGGCCGGTCACTGCGAGGACGCGCACGGTCCGGTGCACCGGCCGGGGCCGCACCGGCACTGA
- the cbiE gene encoding precorrin-6y C5,15-methyltransferase (decarboxylating) subunit CbiE — MSPAPPAPAAPEALSVVGIGADGWDGLPAASRQALCTAEVLIGGARQLALLPEECAGERVPWPSPLRPAVPGLLAAYAGRRVCVLASGDPMFYGIGRTLTEVLGERAAAGAGEAAGGPPAPGAGPRLRILPHPSSVSHACARLGWPLEDTEVVTLVGRPAANLVRALYDGRRVLVLSAGAGTPAEVAALLRARGFGPTRMRVLEQLGGPRERTAEGTADDWDAPPGDPLNVLALDCRRAPGTPPLSTVPGLPDAAYEHDGQLTKRHVRAATLAALAPAPGELLWDIGGGSGSIAVEWLRAHRSCRAVSVERDPVRAERIGRNAQALGVPGLRVVPGSAPAALDGLPTPDAVFIGGGLTAPGLLAACWTALPPGGRIVANTVTLESEALLADWYRRHGGELVRLAVAHAVPVGGFTGWRQAMPVTQWAAVKPPSASPSPTALPQETEQS; from the coding sequence GTGAGCCCCGCACCACCCGCCCCGGCCGCTCCTGAAGCCCTGTCCGTCGTCGGCATCGGGGCCGACGGCTGGGACGGACTGCCCGCCGCCTCCCGGCAGGCGCTGTGCACCGCCGAGGTGCTGATCGGCGGCGCCCGCCAGCTCGCGCTGCTGCCCGAGGAGTGCGCCGGTGAGCGCGTCCCGTGGCCGTCGCCGCTGCGCCCCGCGGTCCCCGGTCTGCTCGCCGCGTACGCCGGACGCCGGGTGTGCGTGCTGGCCAGCGGCGACCCGATGTTCTACGGCATCGGGCGGACGCTGACCGAGGTGCTCGGGGAGCGGGCGGCCGCCGGTGCGGGAGAGGCGGCGGGCGGGCCACCGGCCCCCGGCGCCGGCCCCCGGCTGCGCATCCTCCCGCACCCCTCCTCCGTCTCCCACGCCTGCGCCCGCCTCGGCTGGCCGCTGGAGGACACCGAGGTCGTCACGCTCGTCGGACGGCCCGCCGCGAACCTGGTCCGCGCGCTGTACGACGGCCGCCGGGTGCTGGTGCTGTCCGCCGGCGCCGGCACCCCCGCCGAGGTCGCGGCGCTGCTGCGCGCCCGCGGCTTCGGCCCGACCCGGATGCGCGTACTGGAGCAGCTCGGCGGCCCCCGCGAACGGACCGCCGAGGGCACCGCCGACGACTGGGACGCACCGCCCGGCGACCCCCTCAATGTCCTCGCCCTCGACTGCCGCCGCGCGCCCGGCACCCCGCCGCTCTCCACCGTCCCCGGCCTCCCCGACGCCGCCTACGAGCACGACGGCCAGCTCACCAAGCGCCATGTCCGCGCCGCCACCCTCGCCGCGCTGGCCCCCGCCCCCGGCGAACTCCTCTGGGACATCGGCGGCGGCTCCGGCTCCATCGCCGTCGAGTGGCTGCGGGCGCACCGCAGCTGCCGCGCCGTCAGCGTCGAGCGCGACCCCGTACGGGCCGAGCGGATCGGCCGGAACGCGCAGGCGCTCGGCGTCCCGGGACTGCGGGTCGTCCCCGGGTCCGCGCCCGCCGCGCTGGACGGGCTGCCGACGCCGGACGCGGTCTTCATCGGCGGCGGGCTGACCGCCCCCGGTCTGCTGGCCGCGTGCTGGACGGCGCTGCCGCCGGGCGGCCGGATCGTGGCGAACACCGTGACGCTGGAGTCCGAGGCGCTGCTCGCCGACTGGTACCGGCGGCACGGCGGCGAGCTGGTCCGGCTCGCGGTCGCCCACGCCGTGCCCGTCGGCGGTTTCACCGGCTGGCGGCAGGCGATGCCGGTGACCCAGTGGGCGGCCGTGAAACCGCCGTCCGCCTCCCCGTCCCCGACCGCCCTCCCCCAGGAGACCGAGCAATCATGA